One bacterium genomic region harbors:
- a CDS encoding DUF2752 domain-containing protein, producing the protein MGRGSLLDPDRTLWACCVLAVGASLLLAPSALPSLDLCWFKSLTHHPCPGCGLTHSFLAIGHGRWAEAWADNPFGYVWYALAIYGALRPVLRRAVPGLARKADGWLGSGPFFPLLVGVMILVWLVRSFA; encoded by the coding sequence ATGGGCCGTGGATCCCTCCTGGATCCAGACCGGACCCTTTGGGCCTGTTGCGTCCTCGCGGTGGGGGCCAGCCTTTTGCTGGCCCCTTCCGCCCTCCCTTCCCTGGATCTTTGCTGGTTCAAGTCCCTCACCCACCACCCTTGTCCGGGTTGTGGATTGACCCATTCCTTCCTGGCCATCGGTCATGGGCGTTGGGCCGAAGCCTGGGCTGATAACCCCTTCGGTTATGTTTGGTACGCCCTCGCCATCTATGGGGCCCTTCGGCCCGTCTTGCGCAGGGCGGTCCCCGGCCTTGCTCGAAAGGCGGATGGTTGGCTCGGGTCCGGTCCTTTTTTTCCCTTGTTGGTCGGGGTCATGATCCTGGTCTGGCTGGTGCGTTCCTTCGCCTGA
- the gph gene encoding phosphoglycolate phosphatase (PGP is an essential enzyme in the glycolate salvage pathway in higher organisms (photorespiration in plants). Phosphoglycolate results from the oxidase activity of RubisCO in the Calvin cycle when concentrations of carbon dioxide are low relative to oxygen. This enzyme is a member of the Haloacid Dehalogenase (HAD) superfamily of aspartate-nucleophile hydrolase enzymes (PF00702).) gives MRCRGVDVKLKAVLFDLDGTLIDSKKDIAAAANAARVHFGMPALPLEVVTGYIGWGIDHLNRKTLGTEDPARLAEGLEVLKAHYRDHCVDQTLIFPGVKELLDFLKAKGVKMGLVSNKPHEFTLITLEKLGLMPYFMVALGADATPNKKPHPEPLLVALQKMGVGPAEAVMIGDSPVDIQAARAAGMLVGVVEHGFVAREHLASADPDWLVNNLEEFIEILT, from the coding sequence ATGCGCTGTCGGGGCGTTGACGTGAAGCTGAAGGCGGTCCTGTTCGACCTGGATGGGACCCTGATCGATTCCAAGAAGGACATCGCCGCCGCGGCCAATGCCGCGCGGGTGCATTTCGGCATGCCTGCCCTGCCCCTGGAAGTGGTGACCGGCTATATCGGCTGGGGCATCGACCACTTGAACCGCAAGACCCTCGGCACCGAGGACCCGGCCCGCCTGGCCGAGGGGCTCGAGGTGCTCAAGGCCCACTACCGGGACCATTGCGTGGACCAGACCCTGATCTTCCCGGGTGTGAAGGAGCTATTGGATTTCCTGAAGGCGAAGGGCGTGAAGATGGGCCTGGTCTCCAACAAACCCCATGAGTTCACCTTGATCACCCTGGAAAAACTTGGACTGATGCCCTACTTCATGGTCGCCCTCGGGGCGGACGCCACACCCAACAAGAAACCCCATCCCGAACCCCTCCTCGTCGCCCTCCAGAAAATGGGTGTGGGCCCCGCCGAGGCCGTCATGATCGGGGATTCGCCGGTGGACATCCAAGCCGCCCGCGCGGCGGGGATGCTGGTGGGGGTGGTGGAACATGGATTCGTGGCCCGGGAACATCTGGCTTCCGCCGACCCGGATTGGCTAGTGAATAACCTTGAAGAATTCATAGAAATATTAACGTAG
- a CDS encoding zf-HC2 domain-containing protein, whose protein sequence is MDENCHRIGRLLDLYRAGKLNDREKADVEYHLLYCPECMFLLTLVPSLSNE, encoded by the coding sequence ATGGATGAAAATTGCCATCGGATCGGGAGGTTGCTGGACCTCTACCGCGCGGGAAAGTTGAACGACCGCGAAAAGGCCGACGTGGAATATCACCTGTTGTATTGCCCAGAGTGCATGTTCCTGTTGACCCTGGTCCCTAGCCTCAGTAACGAGTAA
- a CDS encoding glycosyltransferase family 9 protein: MEIVLLRLDRIGDFVLGIPAYRALRKAYPNDHLTVVVPPAVAELAKPCPYFDEIYLYDAQWLKPGALRMDRWGSALKLIRFLRSKEIGLLLDFRYQNRMDPFITGLSGAKERVGFDVGLPSWFLTKKAPQPPQGMHQVDRNLSLLAALGIMAVDKRLEIWWDEHDLKTAEAHLPSQELLPGIPRIMVHIGSGAPSKRWGEESFEVLLHELHASTQAEILVMGGEEDLPFAHDVLDGLECPVVNLVGKLSLRQMAALMKDCKLFIGCDSGPAHVAAASGVPVISLFSAANEVEVWKPWGDKVTIMTRHPECSPCRRHECPRTDGYFCMSEIGADEVVEEAKRILGKA; this comes from the coding sequence ATGGAGATCGTCCTTCTACGCCTCGACCGCATCGGTGACTTCGTCCTGGGGATCCCCGCCTACCGGGCCCTCCGGAAGGCCTATCCGAACGACCACCTTACGGTCGTCGTGCCCCCCGCGGTCGCCGAACTGGCCAAACCCTGTCCCTATTTCGACGAGATCTATCTTTACGATGCCCAATGGCTCAAGCCCGGGGCCCTGAGGATGGACCGTTGGGGTTCCGCCCTGAAGCTGATCCGGTTCCTGCGCTCCAAGGAGATCGGGCTCCTGCTCGATTTCCGTTACCAGAACCGGATGGACCCTTTCATCACCGGCTTGTCCGGCGCCAAGGAAAGGGTCGGCTTCGACGTGGGTTTGCCCAGTTGGTTCCTCACGAAAAAGGCGCCCCAACCCCCGCAGGGGATGCATCAGGTGGACCGGAACCTGTCCCTTCTCGCGGCCTTGGGGATCATGGCGGTCGATAAGAGGCTGGAGATCTGGTGGGATGAACATGACCTGAAGACCGCCGAGGCCCATCTTCCTTCCCAGGAACTCCTGCCGGGTATCCCCCGGATCATGGTCCACATCGGTTCGGGAGCCCCCTCCAAACGTTGGGGGGAGGAAAGTTTTGAGGTGCTCCTCCACGAGCTCCACGCCTCTACCCAGGCGGAGATCCTGGTCATGGGCGGGGAAGAGGACCTTCCTTTCGCCCACGACGTTTTGGACGGCCTGGAATGTCCCGTGGTGAACCTGGTAGGGAAACTCTCCTTGCGCCAGATGGCCGCCCTGATGAAGGACTGCAAGCTCTTCATCGGCTGTGACTCGGGCCCGGCCCATGTGGCGGCGGCCAGCGGGGTCCCGGTGATCTCCCTTTTTTCCGCGGCCAATGAGGTGGAGGTCTGGAAACCCTGGGGGGACAAGGTCACGATCATGACCCGCCACCCCGAGTGTTCCCCCTGCCGGCGGCACGAATGTCCCCGGACGGACGGTTATTTCTGCATGTCGGAGATCGGGGCCGATGAGGTGGTGGAGGAAGCGAAGAGGATCTTGGGGAAGGCCTGA
- a CDS encoding peptidyl-prolyl cis-trans isomerase: MTLLPRPLRGPLFCLMVLFGGCAQDGYLDLAPAPVPPEKVLVKINGEPLSIDEFDSEFLMMRIHYSAVTERDMRAIKKRLFEQIINRRILVQQARKDGIRLTQAEADQALKDLLKDGPEAPWQVLKARGISRDSWKRKVLQELLAKKVVAREVDPQVRITDKEVEDYYWSHLSDYWTPEAVHVRHLVVQRKADLERVEAGLAQGEEFPKLISVFSAGPERSQGGDWGMMDVDRLPAAYLSALKPLKTGEISKPLKDVFGYHLFQLLGRSPRRMRPFAEVRDRIRTSLEREEKDQRFDEWMAGLKKASTIEINKDMAPVVGVVWEE, translated from the coding sequence TTGACCCTTTTGCCGCGCCCCCTCCGGGGGCCCCTCTTTTGCCTGATGGTCCTGTTCGGGGGCTGCGCCCAGGATGGCTACCTGGACCTGGCCCCGGCCCCCGTTCCCCCCGAGAAGGTGCTGGTCAAGATCAACGGGGAACCCCTTTCCATCGATGAGTTCGACAGCGAATTCCTCATGATGCGCATCCATTACAGCGCGGTCACCGAACGGGACATGCGGGCCATCAAGAAGCGCCTTTTCGAGCAGATCATCAACCGCCGGATCCTGGTCCAGCAGGCCAGGAAGGACGGCATCCGCCTGACCCAGGCCGAAGCGGACCAGGCCCTCAAGGACCTGCTCAAGGACGGCCCGGAGGCCCCTTGGCAGGTCCTCAAAGCCCGGGGGATCTCGCGGGATTCCTGGAAAAGGAAGGTCCTGCAGGAACTCCTTGCCAAGAAGGTCGTCGCCCGGGAGGTGGACCCGCAGGTCCGCATCACCGACAAGGAGGTCGAGGACTACTATTGGTCCCATCTCTCCGACTATTGGACCCCGGAAGCGGTCCACGTGAGGCATTTGGTCGTCCAAAGAAAGGCCGACCTGGAGCGGGTGGAAGCGGGCCTGGCCCAGGGCGAGGAATTCCCCAAGTTGATCTCGGTCTTTTCGGCGGGGCCGGAGCGGTCCCAGGGCGGCGACTGGGGGATGATGGACGTCGACCGGTTGCCGGCGGCCTATCTTTCCGCGTTGAAGCCGTTGAAGACCGGGGAGATTTCGAAGCCCCTCAAGGATGTTTTTGGCTATCATCTGTTCCAATTGCTCGGACGTTCCCCGCGCCGTATGCGGCCCTTCGCCGAGGTCCGTGACCGGATCCGGACGTCGCTGGAGAGGGAAGAGAAGGACCAGCGTTTCGATGAATGGATGGCGGGCCTGAAAAAGGCCTCGACCATCGAGATCAATAAAGACATGGCCCCGGTGGTCGGGGTCGTTTGGGAGGAATAA
- a CDS encoding S4 domain-containing protein, whose amino-acid sequence MRVDLFLKLMGLVKTRMAAKRLCEAGKVAVGPKPAEPSTDLAVGALLTVELPFKRIQGEVLALPGSRSVAKKDRAIYFRADSIEDI is encoded by the coding sequence TTGCGGGTCGACCTTTTCCTCAAGCTCATGGGATTGGTCAAGACCCGCATGGCCGCCAAGCGGCTTTGCGAGGCCGGCAAGGTGGCCGTCGGCCCCAAGCCCGCGGAACCTTCGACCGATCTTGCCGTGGGGGCCCTGTTGACCGTGGAGCTCCCCTTTAAAAGGATCCAAGGCGAGGTCCTGGCCCTGCCGGGTTCCCGCTCGGTGGCCAAGAAGGACCGGGCCATTTATTTCCGCGCCGATTCCATCGAGGACATCTAA
- a CDS encoding response regulator, which translates to MKKPKTRKKKARTPRKGSVGKARILVVDDEVDFGKMVAKTLVDAGYRVDLAVSATQAIAYQRRQSYDLALVDIRMPEMTGLELLQYLKVRDKGIFVIIMTAYGSFSVGIESLRRGACDYLSKPFSLKSMKEKVAEALKRRVQFLEEQRIFPERAALDEW; encoded by the coding sequence ATGAAGAAACCTAAGACCCGAAAGAAGAAGGCCCGCACTCCGAGGAAGGGGTCGGTGGGCAAGGCCCGCATCCTGGTGGTGGACGACGAGGTCGATTTCGGGAAGATGGTGGCCAAGACCCTGGTGGACGCCGGATACCGGGTGGACCTGGCGGTGAGCGCGACCCAGGCCATCGCCTATCAACGGCGCCAATCCTACGACCTGGCCCTGGTGGATATCCGCATGCCCGAGATGACCGGCCTGGAACTGCTCCAATACCTGAAGGTCCGGGACAAGGGGATCTTCGTGATCATCATGACCGCCTATGGCTCCTTCTCGGTGGGGATCGAGTCCCTCCGCCGGGGAGCCTGCGATTATCTTTCCAAACCTTTCTCCCTGAAGTCCATGAAGGAGAAAGTGGCCGAAGCCCTCAAACGACGGGTCCAGTTCCTCGAGGAACAACGCATCTTTCCCGAACGAGCGGCCTTGGACGAGTGGTGA
- a CDS encoding redox-sensing transcriptional repressor Rex — MQKKTSGSPKHRNIPEPTIARLPRYLRGFTSFLHKGQEVISSKELAASTGINPSQVRKDLAYFGQFGQRGIGYDAKTLDAKMREILGLHRLWRIALVGAGNLGTALLQYGGFSKAGFKIEAAFDVDPSKVGWELEGVRIWATPAIRQIIREKKIEIGVIAVPASQAQRVADDLVDGGVRAILNFAPCELTVPKSVLVRGVDLASELEHLTYFLEKSSRQKGEG, encoded by the coding sequence TTGCAAAAAAAAACATCCGGTTCCCCCAAGCACCGCAACATCCCCGAGCCCACGATCGCCCGGTTGCCGCGTTACCTGCGCGGCTTCACCAGCTTCCTTCACAAGGGCCAGGAGGTCATCTCCTCCAAGGAGTTGGCGGCCTCCACGGGCATCAACCCTTCGCAAGTGCGCAAGGACCTGGCTTACTTCGGCCAGTTCGGACAGCGGGGCATCGGCTACGACGCCAAGACCCTCGACGCCAAGATGCGGGAGATCCTGGGGCTCCACCGGCTTTGGCGCATCGCCCTGGTCGGGGCGGGGAACCTGGGCACGGCCCTCCTTCAATATGGCGGGTTCTCCAAGGCCGGGTTCAAGATCGAGGCCGCCTTCGACGTGGACCCCTCCAAAGTCGGTTGGGAACTGGAGGGAGTGCGAATTTGGGCCACGCCCGCCATTCGGCAGATCATCCGGGAAAAGAAGATCGAGATCGGGGTCATCGCGGTGCCCGCCAGCCAAGCCCAGCGGGTGGCCGACGACCTGGTCGATGGAGGGGTCCGTGCCATCCTGAATTTCGCCCCTTGCGAATTGACGGTCCCCAAGTCGGTCCTGGTGCGGGGCGTGGACCTGGCCTCGGAACTGGAACATCTGACCTATTTCTTGGAAAAGTCCAGTCGTCAGAAGGGCGAGGGTTGA
- the mfd gene encoding transcription-repair coupling factor gives MALGLNVTNDTNSTTGPFRFERAAWPNAAAAAEKISDASRRVLLHGVPGSAKAFLLAWLYRRSKEEAPWFLLTPTREEALVLQDDLSTWLPDTPIHLCPAWETLPQDFETPDPELVGDRQRTFYHLLQGGAGIVISPLMGALQRTMAPEAWLDQVMELKVGSDAPADLQERLQALGYERVNQVLKLGQFAARGGILDLASPGSPSGPVRVEFFGDTVDSIRPLDILNQRSSGQLGELLVFPAHEVVMGDETRYNLRQALKERAKADSRWAQDALELFNQTHQFPGWQWQAVAALEQKACLFDYLPGNAHLVLMEPLALERKAEELLELLAGCDRQAAENGSDLFPSKDLFSDLAFAEKALEKGRAFAVGQLDQDLFGEEPDFKFAFQGRSLTPYYGKFATFSNDLKRWLTEPPLEAQDGSRPQVLVFCHNKGERERLSELLRQEKIATKENPALGFPLGEIEQGFALDDLGLHVLPDHDLFRRYRGRRHKRTRAVSGGKPLGSLSEIGIGDWCVHVDSGICLYRGLTPLTIDGITREYIQLEFADNEKIYLPTDQIALIQRYIGSEGSPVLSKLGGEQWSRAKSKVKREIEAVARELMALYSTRQVLKKRPIAGDSPWQHEFEDSFPYELTPGQYNAVRDLKRDMESERVMDRLVCGDVGYGKTEVAMRAAFKAVQDKRQVALLVPTTILAQQHYQTFKERMAEYPVEVEVLSRFRSRSDIKKVLDRAREGKVDILIGTHRLLGKDVKFSRLGLLIIDEEHRFGVSQKEKLKALKHDVDVLTLTATPIPRTLHMSLSGIREISVIDTPPKNRRSVLAQVSPLDDRLVAEAVRREMNREGQVFYVHNHVKDIERIADRLHKLVPEAKLAIAHGQLTEHELESVMMDFVDKEYDVLVCTSIIESGLDMPNVNTLIVERADSFGLAQLYQLKGRVGRTDRQAYAYFFYPRYITLRELAQKRLEVLQEFSTLGSGMHVAMKDMEIRGAGNVLGTQQHGNMDSIGFDLYSRMLSSEIASLKGEATGPDFTPLLSLGVTAYFPKEYILDEALKIEFYRRLAEASEDEVLAQLEEELKDRFGPLPLEAQMLLKVASFRPKAKRLGLQRLELQNGWAALQWHPDLTPTAERIQKWMKQWPPARLRFNPQDPNAISFRVMKGDPSPGTPAKGDEGPEKKMEAVQRLLEDLGRE, from the coding sequence TTGGCGTTGGGGCTGAACGTGACGAACGACACCAATTCAACCACGGGGCCTTTCCGGTTCGAACGGGCCGCATGGCCGAACGCGGCCGCGGCGGCCGAAAAGATCAGTGACGCTTCGCGCCGGGTGCTCCTTCACGGCGTGCCGGGTTCCGCCAAGGCTTTCCTTTTGGCGTGGCTCTACCGCCGGTCAAAGGAAGAGGCCCCTTGGTTCCTTTTGACCCCCACCCGGGAAGAAGCCCTCGTCCTCCAGGACGATCTTTCGACCTGGCTGCCGGACACCCCGATCCATCTCTGCCCCGCTTGGGAGACCCTGCCCCAGGATTTTGAGACCCCCGATCCCGAACTGGTGGGGGACCGCCAAAGGACCTTTTACCATCTGCTCCAGGGGGGGGCCGGGATCGTCATCTCGCCTTTGATGGGCGCGCTCCAGCGCACGATGGCGCCCGAAGCATGGCTGGACCAGGTGATGGAGCTCAAGGTCGGCTCCGACGCGCCGGCCGACCTCCAGGAGAGGCTCCAGGCCCTCGGCTATGAGCGGGTGAACCAGGTCCTGAAGCTCGGGCAGTTCGCCGCCCGGGGCGGCATCCTGGACCTGGCCTCGCCGGGATCACCCTCGGGGCCCGTGCGCGTGGAATTTTTCGGCGATACGGTGGATTCCATCCGTCCCCTCGACATCCTCAACCAGCGTTCCAGCGGCCAATTGGGGGAATTGCTGGTCTTCCCGGCCCATGAGGTCGTGATGGGGGACGAGACCCGCTACAACCTCCGTCAGGCCTTGAAGGAAAGGGCCAAGGCCGATTCCCGTTGGGCCCAGGACGCTCTGGAACTTTTCAACCAGACCCACCAGTTCCCAGGCTGGCAGTGGCAGGCGGTGGCGGCTTTGGAACAAAAGGCCTGTCTTTTCGATTACCTGCCGGGGAATGCGCACCTGGTCCTGATGGAACCGCTGGCGCTGGAACGAAAAGCGGAGGAACTATTGGAACTGCTGGCGGGTTGCGACCGCCAGGCGGCTGAGAATGGATCGGACCTTTTCCCTTCGAAGGACCTTTTTTCGGACCTGGCTTTCGCGGAAAAGGCCTTGGAAAAAGGCAGGGCCTTCGCGGTGGGCCAATTGGACCAGGATCTCTTCGGGGAGGAGCCGGACTTCAAGTTCGCCTTCCAGGGAAGGTCCCTGACCCCTTATTACGGCAAGTTCGCCACCTTCAGCAACGACCTGAAGCGATGGTTGACCGAGCCTCCCTTGGAGGCCCAGGACGGGAGCCGGCCCCAGGTGCTGGTCTTTTGCCACAACAAGGGCGAGCGGGAGAGGCTCTCGGAGCTGTTGCGGCAGGAGAAGATCGCCACTAAGGAGAACCCGGCCTTGGGGTTCCCGTTGGGTGAGATCGAACAGGGTTTCGCCTTGGACGACCTGGGGCTGCACGTCCTTCCGGACCATGATCTTTTCCGCCGCTACCGGGGGAGGCGGCACAAGCGCACCCGGGCGGTCTCGGGGGGGAAACCCCTGGGGTCCCTTTCCGAGATCGGCATCGGCGATTGGTGCGTGCACGTGGACAGCGGCATCTGCCTTTACCGGGGGCTGACGCCGCTGACCATCGACGGCATCACCCGGGAGTACATCCAGCTCGAATTCGCTGATAACGAGAAGATCTACCTGCCCACCGACCAGATCGCCCTCATCCAGCGTTACATCGGGAGCGAGGGCTCCCCCGTCCTCTCCAAGCTGGGCGGGGAACAATGGAGCCGGGCCAAGAGCAAGGTCAAACGGGAGATCGAGGCGGTGGCCCGGGAACTGATGGCCCTCTACTCGACCCGGCAGGTCCTGAAGAAGCGGCCCATCGCCGGCGACAGTCCCTGGCAGCATGAGTTCGAGGATTCCTTCCCCTACGAGCTCACCCCCGGCCAATACAACGCCGTGCGGGACCTGAAGCGCGACATGGAGTCGGAGCGGGTCATGGACCGCTTGGTCTGCGGGGACGTGGGCTACGGCAAAACGGAGGTCGCCATGCGGGCGGCCTTCAAGGCGGTCCAGGACAAACGCCAGGTGGCGCTCCTGGTCCCCACCACCATCCTGGCCCAACAGCACTACCAGACCTTCAAGGAACGCATGGCCGAATACCCGGTCGAGGTGGAGGTGCTTTCCCGTTTCCGGAGCCGCTCCGACATCAAGAAGGTGTTGGACCGGGCCAGGGAAGGGAAGGTGGACATCCTCATCGGCACCCACCGCCTGCTGGGCAAGGACGTGAAGTTCTCGCGGTTGGGCCTGCTCATCATCGACGAGGAGCACCGCTTCGGGGTCTCCCAGAAGGAAAAGTTGAAGGCCCTCAAGCATGACGTGGACGTGCTGACCCTCACGGCCACCCCCATCCCCCGGACCCTCCACATGTCCCTTTCCGGCATCCGGGAGATCTCGGTCATCGACACTCCCCCCAAGAACCGCCGGTCCGTCCTGGCCCAGGTCTCGCCCTTGGACGACCGGCTGGTGGCCGAAGCCGTGCGGCGCGAGATGAACCGGGAGGGCCAGGTCTTTTATGTTCACAATCATGTGAAGGATATCGAACGCATCGCCGACCGCCTGCATAAGCTCGTTCCCGAGGCGAAGCTCGCCATCGCCCACGGCCAATTGACCGAGCACGAGCTGGAATCGGTCATGATGGATTTCGTGGACAAGGAATACGACGTGCTGGTCTGTACCTCCATCATCGAGTCCGGGCTCGACATGCCCAACGTCAACACGCTCATCGTGGAGAGGGCGGATTCCTTCGGGCTGGCCCAGCTCTACCAACTCAAGGGCCGGGTGGGCCGGACCGACCGGCAGGCCTATGCCTACTTTTTCTACCCCCGCTACATCACGTTGCGGGAACTGGCCCAGAAACGGCTGGAAGTGCTCCAGGAATTCTCCACCCTGGGGTCGGGCATGCACGTGGCCATGAAGGACATGGAGATCCGGGGAGCGGGGAATGTGCTGGGTACCCAACAGCATGGCAACATGGATTCCATCGGCTTCGACCTTTACAGCCGCATGCTGAGCTCGGAGATCGCGTCCTTGAAGGGCGAAGCAACCGGGCCGGACTTCACGCCGCTCCTGTCCCTCGGGGTCACCGCTTATTTCCCCAAGGAATACATCCTGGACGAGGCCCTCAAGATCGAGTTCTACCGCCGGCTCGCCGAGGCCAGCGAGGACGAGGTGCTGGCCCAATTGGAGGAGGAACTGAAGGACCGTTTCGGGCCCTTGCCCCTGGAAGCCCAGATGCTCCTCAAGGTGGCCTCCTTCCGGCCCAAGGCGAAAAGACTGGGGCTCCAGCGGCTCGAACTGCAGAACGGCTGGGCGGCCCTGCAGTGGCATCCGGACCTGACCCCCACGGCCGAGAGGATCCAGAAATGGATGAAGCAATGGCCGCCAGCCCGCCTGCGGTTCAATCCCCAGGATCCCAACGCCATTTCCTTCCGGGTCATGAAGGGGGATCCGTCCCCCGGGACCCCGGCGAAGGGCGACGAGGGCCCCGAGAAAAAAATGGAAGCCGTCCAGCGCCTGCTGGAGGACCTGGGCCGGGAATAG
- a CDS encoding peptidylprolyl isomerase — protein MRNPWFKSGLAALGLWGCVATALAVTPRKIDQIYLVVDQDAMTKGEMDEEIAGFFMAQGMKPPSPGSADYEKVKEQVRDAFVREVLLAEAADRENVEVPDSELQQAIDSQFDAMKKRYPSQDDFEAALKQEGITSDDLKQMLHDQLQRRLKANRMLQFKQHQAPGASFVSDEEVQAYYRKHPHDFDQIRFSLILFRIPPKSKPAYAKEVERQGRDLLDQLRKGADFAAFAKKYSEDPVTAEKGGRMEPVYRADLTPKMADGLFALSAGSYGMVRSEDGVYLVHVESKKIATLDSVSAAIKDHLRRKKQAGAFDEWMAQLRKNATVLEDGKVVAYQPPPEKKDEDSGPAGGRTAGSKDNSGNAPVTSDGAAASLASSGTTGTGNEIYPTLPPPGLLVLDLGLEGFTFGNKDLSDFYGPGTDVTQGFPFGFGFDGALDLAVDPTLEVGLTLKGMNRIAQTVNFSPVSGSYTESWSAAAAGPGLEGKILIPLDESTNFNLTAGGGYYFLLGGGVTVTGSGITENANFTGSNFGGEAAGSVEFFLDGNMDSALDLTVGYRLLQFNPVTTNLTVNNGGPYVTFPSPLTNQDGSKGMIDFSGARVGFSLRFYLDKNN, from the coding sequence TTGAGGAATCCTTGGTTCAAGTCGGGTTTGGCGGCCCTTGGCCTGTGGGGCTGCGTGGCCACGGCCCTGGCGGTGACCCCGCGCAAGATCGATCAGATCTACCTGGTCGTGGACCAGGACGCCATGACCAAGGGCGAGATGGACGAGGAGATCGCGGGTTTCTTCATGGCCCAGGGCATGAAGCCGCCCTCCCCGGGCAGCGCCGATTACGAGAAGGTGAAGGAACAGGTCCGGGACGCCTTCGTCCGCGAGGTCCTCTTGGCCGAGGCCGCCGACCGGGAGAACGTGGAAGTCCCCGATTCGGAGCTGCAGCAGGCCATCGATTCCCAATTCGACGCCATGAAGAAGCGTTACCCCAGCCAGGACGACTTCGAGGCCGCCCTGAAGCAGGAGGGGATCACTTCCGACGACCTCAAGCAGATGCTCCACGACCAGCTCCAGCGCCGCCTGAAGGCCAACCGGATGCTCCAGTTCAAGCAGCATCAGGCCCCCGGGGCCAGCTTCGTCTCCGACGAGGAGGTCCAAGCCTATTACCGCAAGCACCCCCATGATTTCGACCAGATCAGGTTCTCCTTGATCCTTTTCCGAATCCCTCCCAAGTCGAAGCCCGCCTATGCCAAAGAGGTCGAAAGGCAGGGACGGGACCTTTTGGACCAATTGCGCAAGGGGGCGGATTTCGCCGCCTTCGCCAAGAAATATTCCGAGGATCCGGTGACCGCCGAGAAGGGCGGGCGGATGGAGCCCGTCTATCGGGCGGACCTCACCCCCAAAATGGCCGACGGCCTTTTCGCGCTTTCCGCCGGTAGTTACGGCATGGTGCGTTCCGAGGACGGGGTTTACCTGGTCCATGTGGAGAGCAAGAAGATCGCGACCCTGGACTCCGTTTCGGCCGCCATCAAGGACCACCTGCGCCGCAAGAAGCAGGCGGGGGCCTTCGACGAGTGGATGGCCCAACTTCGCAAGAACGCCACCGTGCTGGAGGACGGCAAGGTCGTCGCCTACCAGCCTCCCCCGGAGAAGAAGGACGAGGATAGCGGGCCGGCGGGGGGCCGGACCGCGGGATCGAAGGACAATTCGGGCAACGCGCCGGTGACCAGCGACGGAGCCGCCGCCAGCCTGGCTTCGTCCGGGACAACGGGGACGGGCAACGAGATCTATCCCACCCTTCCTCCGCCGGGACTGTTGGTCCTGGACCTGGGATTGGAGGGCTTCACGTTCGGCAACAAGGACCTGTCGGACTTCTATGGGCCCGGCACCGACGTCACCCAGGGCTTCCCCTTCGGGTTCGGGTTCGACGGGGCCTTGGACCTGGCGGTGGACCCCACCCTGGAGGTCGGGTTGACCCTCAAGGGAATGAACCGCATCGCGCAAACGGTGAACTTTTCGCCCGTCAGCGGCTCCTATACCGAGAGCTGGAGCGCGGCCGCCGCCGGTCCCGGCTTGGAGGGGAAGATCCTCATCCCCCTGGATGAAAGCACCAACTTCAACCTGACGGCCGGGGGCGGTTATTACTTCCTCCTGGGCGGAGGGGTGACGGTGACGGGATCGGGCATCACCGAGAACGCCAACTTCACCGGCTCCAATTTCGGGGGGGAAGCCGCCGGGTCGGTGGAATTCTTCCTGGACGGCAACATGGATTCGGCCCTGGACCTGACGGTGGGCTACCGGTTGCTGCAGTTCAACCCCGTGACCACGAACCTGACCGTCAACAACGGCGGTCCCTATGTCACCTTCCCCTCTCCCCTCACCAACCAGGACGGGAGCAAGGGCATGATCGACTTCTCCGGGGCCCGGGTGGGTTTTTCCTTGCGTTTCTACCTCGACAAGAACAACTGA